Within Sorangiineae bacterium MSr11367, the genomic segment CTGCAGCACGGCGGAGGCCTCGCCGAAGCCCACGCGCTCCGCGGTGCCTGCCGTCCCGAGCACACCGACCTGGTAGAACACGCCCTCGTGCGGCACGAACTCGTCGTCGCGCGTATCGAGGAAGATGCCCGCACCGAGGCTTCCGAGAAACGCGTTCTCCGTGCCGGGCAGGTTCGAGTTCGCGATATCGTGGGCGAGCTTGGAGTTTTGGTAGACCGATGGAAACACGTAGCGCAGGCTCGTCGTGAACGCGGCGTCGAAGGGCGTGCCGGTCTTCACGCGCGCGACGGAGCGGAGGCGAACCTCCTGGGCGATGTACTCGTCGTTGCGGAGAGGATCCGCGTCGCCGGGTGCGTCCTCCGCGGTGCTCGCATTGCCGGTCCCCTCCCAGCGCGCGATGATGTTGCGCAGGAAGTGGGCGCGCGTGTCGAGGCGAACGCGCCCGCCAAAGAGATTGGGCACATCCAAGCGAAACGCGTGGTAGTGCTGGACGAGGCGAAAACCGTTCGCGTCGTTCTTGAAGCTCGTGCCCAGCGTTCCGCCAAAAAGCCATTTGTACGGACGCGCGTCATCGTAAAAGCGTGCCAGTGTGAAGACCACGCCGAATTCGACGCCGACATCGCTGTTGCCGCCGATGTCGGGCACAGGGAGAAACTCGTAACGGCGCGCGGCCAGTTTGTCCTGCGACTCCGACGGGGCGAGGGTGTCCGCACCGGCGGCGCCTGGACTCACGAGCACGGCGAGGCCGGCAAGCCATTTCAGAAGGGGATATCTCGAGGAAAGGAAGGCCGGCATTCGGAAAGCAATTAGAACGTGAGCCCGTTGGCGATGTAATAGGAGAGAGGAAACCCGTTACGCGGATGGTCGCTGGGTGAGTACGCCATCTCGACGCGAAAGACGCTCGTACGATCCCATTGAAAGAAGAATCCCCCGCCCACGCCGTAGTGGATGCCCGGCGTTTTGCCATCGGATGCGGACGAGTTGATGTCGTTCCAGACCCGGCCCAGGTCGAGGAAGGCCGTGTTTCCGACTTGGAGCTTCCATCGTAGAACGCGAAAGCGCGGTATCAGCGTGCTGCGTAGCTCGTAATTGGCCATCATTTTGACGTGGCCGGCATACCGCGCACCGGGAACGCCACGGACGCCGCGATCGCCTCCGACCATGGCCTGCGGAAGAAACGCGTTGCCTTGCGCCAGATCGTAAAAGGGCACCCGGCCGAATTGGTAGCTTGCCACCACCCGGTTGAAAAACGTCAGCTTGTTCCCAAGTGGGATGAACGACGAGAGCGACGCGAAGGTCTCGCCATAGGCCACCCGCTCCGCGCTGCCCACCGTACCGCCGATACCGGCTTGGTAATAAACGCCTCGATGGGGCGCGAATTCGTTGTCGCGCGTATCGACGATGAAGCCGGTGGCGAGGGTGGTCAGAAACGCGGGCTCCGTTCCTGGGATCCCGGCGTGCGCCGCGTCGTACTGAATCTTCGAGCCCTCGTAGATCGAGGGAAACTCGTACCGAAGGTTCGTTGAAAAGGCGGCGTCGAACGGCGTACCCGTCTTCACACGGACGACCGAGCGCAGGCGAACTTGCTCGGAGGTGAACTGGCCCTGTCGTGCGCGGTCCGGCCC encodes:
- a CDS encoding BamA/TamA family outer membrane protein, producing the protein MPAFLSSRYPLLKWLAGLAVLVSPGAAGADTLAPSESQDKLAARRYEFLPVPDIGGNSDVGVEFGVVFTLARFYDDARPYKWLFGGTLGTSFKNDANGFRLVQHYHAFRLDVPNLFGGRVRLDTRAHFLRNIIARWEGTGNASTAEDAPGDADPLRNDEYIAQEVRLRSVARVKTGTPFDAAFTTSLRYVFPSVYQNSKLAHDIANSNLPGTENAFLGSLGAGIFLDTRDDEFVPHEGVFYQVGVLGTAGTAERVGFGEASAVLQSYIPLGPKMTFGSRLMASFLFGRVPFYELQSGSVFNPTHMVGGERGLRGIPEARYAGHIKVLANYELRTDFIPRFRVLSWQLQIGTTTFFDVGRVWNDWDSSVSDGSTPGIKYSVGGGFYFQWDRSSVFRVEVAHSPTDHAPDEFPLAYYLANGLIF
- a CDS encoding BamA/TamA family outer membrane protein; this translates as MITSPLTPRRTPLARVTWKPLLAGLKSLACFFVLFANAAEAHAEEEKSGKAAKDWEASKEDPRRWEFLPVPNIGGNSDVGLELGVAFGIVRFYDDAKPYKWLLGGVFITSFKDEDGHFRTVQQFHALRLDVPGLFGGRVRINTIVNFGRNVIARWNGLGNASTLEGLPPGPDRARQGQFTSEQVRLRSVVRVKTGTPFDAAFSTNLRYEFPSIYEGSKIQYDAAHAGIPGTEPAFLTTLATGFIVDTRDNEFAPHRGVYYQAGIGGTVGSAERVAYGETFASLSSFIPLGNKLTFFNRVVASYQFGRVPFYDLAQGNAFLPQAMVGGDRGVRGVPGARYAGHVKMMANYELRSTLIPRFRVLRWKLQVGNTAFLDLGRVWNDINSSASDGKTPGIHYGVGGGFFFQWDRTSVFRVEMAYSPSDHPRNGFPLSYYIANGLTF